One part of the Rutidosis leptorrhynchoides isolate AG116_Rl617_1_P2 chromosome 1, CSIRO_AGI_Rlap_v1, whole genome shotgun sequence genome encodes these proteins:
- the LOC139885861 gene encoding farnesyl diphosphate synthase 2-like, producing the protein MDDSHTRRGQPCWYKIPKVGIIAVNDGVVLRNHIPRVLKKHFREKAYYVDLVDLFNEVEFQTASGQMIDLITTLVGEKDLSKYSLSTHRRIVQYKTAYYSFYLPVACALLMFGENLDDHVQVKDVLVEMGTYFQVQDDYLDCFGAPEVIGKIGTDIEDFKCSWLVVKALELANEEQKKFLHENYGRKDPATVAKVKELYHTLNLQGVFEDYENTSHEKFIKSIEAHPSKAVQAVLKSFLGKIYKRQK; encoded by the exons ATGGATGACTCGCATACTCGTAGAGGCCAACCCTGTTGGTACAAAATACCCAAG gTTGGGATTATTGCTGTAAACGATGGAGTTGTTCTTCGAAACCATATCCCTAGAGTTCTAAAGAAACATTTTAGAGAAAAGGCTTATTATGTGGATCTGGTGGACCTTTTTAACGAG GTTGAATTCCAAACAGCTTCTGGACAGATGATTGATTTGATCACAACACTTGTTGGAGAGAAAGATCTATCGAAATATTCTTTGTCTAC TCATCGCCGAATTGTGCAGTACAAAACTGCTTATTACTCGTTTTATCTTCCA GTTGCCTGCGCGCTACTTATGTTTGGTGAGAATTTGGATGATCATGTTCAAGTGAAAGATGTACTTGTTGAAATGGGTACTTATTTTCAAGTGCAG GATGATTACTTGGACTGTTTTGGTGCTCCTGAGGTGATTGGCAAG ATTGGGACAGACATTGAAGACTTTAAGTGTTCCTGGTTGGTTGTTAAAGCATTAGAACTGGCCAATGAAGAACAAAAGAAATTTTTACAC GAGAACTATGGGAGAAAGGACCCAGCCACAGTGGCTAAAGTGAAGGAACTTTACCACACTCTTAACCTTCAG GGTGTGTTCGAAGATTATGAGAACACGAGCCACGAGAAGTTTATCAAATCGATTGAAGCTCACCCGAGCAAAGCAGTACAAGCAGTGTTGAAATCATTCTTAGGAAAGATATATAAGAGGCAAAAGTAG
- the LOC139850328 gene encoding uncharacterized protein, translated as MVNRKERRLAAKTSSNRRLKLDILAEPPSGDFGDLSNKEVGGNANNVAESPDSPSSSGQRPENPRLLLGQYSDEEVEEESGTDINHDPEKTSLDELDKQEKVDSHKAKRTDEDEKIVADQENKDHSSSLDVLPKLEENGVIEDNTAESLHRDADAGETSGAQTTRDVDSGWKMVLHEESNSYYYWNVLTGETSWEAPAYLTQGNESAYDPKSAPGAEENADMYAHVATQPNNESTTSTIFEVTEINDTKTNVEVHNESYADVVVNDKVEGNRYKAIDDKLSDEVVPRYSNDALSNAEAHNTDSGFHDMNVHINQGTVGDPSSDSFPLLQLGESLLEKLCLLEGSEDANDQISKLKLELHIRLADIKSLVPYGSSLLPFWLHSENQLKKLEAAVNNEVLKCSQISNVDEINEPGHKLHEGIREATPSGLQDDSIPVDTASQVETVESHENETIADAVPDVGPTFVEDADMDVEMELEEGEFRESEEDIDVLPPPNGEWIPPPPPDEEPLPPPPPDEPPETHPFPPIASELQTAQPYSFGEQYNCTYPVSGYEYYGQTNTEVPSNGYYVDANGCQYYAAVPNSYPNVTSVMNQGDSVTYYPLQ; from the exons ATGGTAAACAGAAAGGAACGTAGGTTAGCGGCCAAAACATCGTCTAATCGAAGACTTAAACTTGATATTTTAGCGGAACCACCATCTg GAGATTTTGGTGATTTGTCTAACAAAGAAGTTGGCGGAAATGCAAATAATGTTGCTGAGTCACCCGATTCACCATCTTCTTCAG GTCAAAGGCCGGAAAATCCCCGGTTGTTACTTGGACAATATAGTGATGAAGAAGTGGAGGAAGAATCGGGTACGGATATAAATCATGATCCTGAAAAAACCTCCTTGGACGAGCTTGATAAGCAG GAAAAGGTAGATAGTCACAAGGCTAAACGAACAGATGAAGATGAAAAAATCGTTGCTGACCAAGAGAACAAGGATCACTCTTCTTCACTCGATGTTTTGCCGAAGTTGGAGGAAAATGGTGTTATAGAAGATAATACGGCCGAGTCTTTGCATAGAGACGCAGATGCAGGGGAAACTTCGGGTGCACAGACAACACGAGATGTGGATTCTGGCTGGAAAATGGTGTTGCATGAGGAGAGTAATTCGTATTATTACTGGAACGTGTTGACTGGTGAAACTTCTTGGGAAGCTCCTGCTTATCTGACCCAAGGAAATGAATCTGCCTATGATCCTAAATCTGCTCCCGGGGCTGAAGAAAATGCAGATATGTATGCTCATGTAGCTACACAACCTAATAATGAATCCACAACTAGTACAATTTTTGAAGTCACAGAAATCAATGATACCAAAACCAATGTTGAAGTGCATAACGAAAGTTATGCAGATGTTGTGGTAAATGATAAAGTTGAGGGTAACCGTTATAAGGCAATAGATGATAAATTGTCAGATGAGGTGGTTCCAAGATATTCTAATGATGCTTTGAGTAATGCGGAAGCTCACAATACGGATTCTGGTTTTCATGATATGAATGTTCATATAAATCAAGGAACAGTTGGTGATCCGTCATCTGATTCTTTCCCTCTCCTACAACTTGGTGAAAGTCTGTTAGAAAAATTATGTTTGTTAGAAGG ATCTGAAGATGCTAATGACCAGATATCAAAGTTGAAGCTCGAACTTCATATAAGACTTGCAGACATTAAGTCATTAGTACCTTACGGGTCATCGTTGCTACCCTTTTGGTTACATTCTGAAAACCAGCTGAAAAAGTTGGAAGCTGCAGTCAACAACGAAGTTCTAAAGTGCTCTCAAATTTCAAATGTTGATGAAATAAATGAGCCAGGACACAAATTACACGAAGGCATACGTGAAGCAACTCCCAGTGGTCTCCAAGATGATTCCATTCCCGTTGATACCGCATCCCAAGTAGAAACTGTAGAATCGCATGAAAATGAAACTATTGCAGATGCTGTTCCAGATGTGGGCCCTACCTTTGTAGAAGATGCTGACATGGATGTCGAGATGGAACTTGAAGAAGGCGAGTTTCGTGAATCGGAAGAAGATATTGACGTTCTACCTCCGCCTAATGGTGAATGGATTCCTCCACCACCGCCGGACGAAGAACCTCTACCTCCTCCACCGCCAGACGAGCCGCCTGAAACCCATCCATTTCCGCCAATCGCCTCAGAGTTGCAGACAGCACAACCTTACTCTTTTGGAGAACAATATAACTGCACTTACCCAGTGTCCGGGTATGAATACTACGGTCAAACAAACACCGAAGTCCCAAGTAATGGTTATTATGTAGATGCCAATGGATGTCAATATTATGCTGCAGTACCGAACTCATATCCTAATGTGACTTCAGTAATGAATCAGGGAGACTCTGTGACGTATTACCCATTACAATAA